The following proteins are co-located in the Trichormus variabilis 0441 genome:
- a CDS encoding glycosyltransferase family 2 protein gives MEQPTLAVIMTCHNRRNTTLACLQALYQQTNHFDVYLTDDGSTDGTAELIKAEYPNVKILQGDGNLFWVGGMHLAFGEAIKNQYDYYLWLNDDTFLEADALEKLLQVHQNLAAQGYEQSIVVGSTQDPITKQATYGGAVKSKKWYSNKFEFLEPTLDVQKCDAMYGNCVLIPHSVTLKVGNIDTAFIHSLGDLDYALRARKLGCHVWAAPGYIGTCNKNSFRNSWVDTNLTVLERLRKILQIKGFPLQPWTTFCSRHSGPFWVFYWFLPYIRAIIGYKNLATSPTFSEDPKEPKPEV, from the coding sequence ATGGAGCAGCCAACCCTAGCGGTAATCATGACTTGCCACAACAGACGTAATACCACTCTTGCTTGTTTGCAAGCTCTATATCAACAAACAAATCATTTTGATGTTTATTTAACTGATGATGGTAGCACTGATGGTACAGCAGAGTTAATTAAAGCAGAATATCCAAATGTCAAAATCCTTCAGGGGGATGGTAATTTATTCTGGGTTGGGGGAATGCACCTGGCCTTTGGTGAAGCGATAAAAAATCAGTATGATTACTACCTGTGGTTGAATGACGACACATTTCTCGAAGCTGATGCTTTAGAGAAGTTATTGCAGGTTCATCAAAATTTGGCAGCACAAGGTTACGAGCAATCAATTGTAGTCGGTTCTACTCAAGACCCGATTACGAAGCAAGCCACTTATGGCGGAGCTGTGAAATCGAAAAAGTGGTATTCTAACAAATTTGAATTTTTAGAACCAACTTTAGATGTACAAAAATGTGATGCTATGTACGGCAACTGCGTTCTCATTCCTCACAGTGTCACCCTGAAAGTTGGTAATATTGATACTGCTTTTATTCACAGTTTGGGAGATTTGGATTACGCTCTCAGAGCGCGTAAATTAGGTTGTCACGTATGGGCAGCACCCGGTTATATAGGTACTTGTAATAAAAATTCCTTCCGGAATAGCTGGGTAGATACAAATCTTACTGTATTAGAACGCTTGCGAAAAATTCTACAAATTAAAGGATTTCCGTTGCAACCCTGGACTACATTTTGTAGCAGACACTCTGGGCCATTCTGGGTATTTTATTGGTTTTTGCCTTATATCAGAGCAATCATTGGTTACAAGAATTTGGCAACTTCTCCTACCTTCTCTGAAGACCCAAAAGAACCTAAGCCAGAAGTTTAA
- a CDS encoding WecB/TagA/CpsF family glycosyltransferase produces MKNRPSYKLLGVRVDALSIPELNCLIEESIEQGKKWIIANHNLHSLYLFHKDLEMQAFYAKAEYIHIDSMPIVFIGKLLGFPMKREQRVTYADWIWPLMEEAASKGWRIFYLGSKPGVAEQGASVLRQKFPGLQIACSHGYFDTSEESEENLTVIKAINDYKPHVLMVGMGMPRQEHWIAQNLERIQPNAILTSGACLDYVAGAIPTPPRWMGRMGLEWLYRLLTEPTRLWRRYLLEPWFLGTLFLREIWSLSSQSK; encoded by the coding sequence ATGAAGAATCGGCCTTCTTATAAACTTCTTGGGGTTCGAGTAGATGCTCTTTCTATCCCTGAATTAAATTGTTTAATTGAGGAGTCTATTGAGCAGGGTAAAAAATGGATTATTGCTAATCACAACCTGCATAGCCTTTATCTATTCCACAAAGACTTAGAAATGCAAGCCTTTTATGCTAAGGCAGAATACATCCATATTGATAGTATGCCTATAGTTTTCATTGGCAAGCTGCTAGGTTTTCCGATGAAGAGAGAACAGAGAGTAACCTATGCGGACTGGATATGGCCTCTCATGGAAGAAGCAGCCAGTAAGGGTTGGCGGATATTTTATCTAGGTTCTAAACCAGGAGTTGCTGAACAAGGAGCCAGTGTTTTGCGCCAAAAGTTTCCTGGGTTACAAATTGCTTGCTCTCACGGCTATTTTGATACTAGTGAAGAGAGTGAAGAAAATCTCACTGTTATTAAAGCCATCAATGATTACAAACCCCATGTATTAATGGTGGGGATGGGGATGCCACGACAAGAGCATTGGATTGCCCAAAATTTGGAACGTATTCAACCCAATGCTATTTTGACCAGTGGAGCTTGCCTAGACTATGTGGCAGGAGCAATACCTACGCCACCTCGTTGGATGGGAAGAATGGGGCTGGAATGGTTGTATAGGTTGTTGACTGAACCAACTAGATTGTGGAGACGTTATTTACTTGAGCCGTGGTTTTTAGGCACTCTTTTCTTACGAGAAATTTGGAGTCTATCTAGTCAATCAAAATAG
- a CDS encoding glycosyltransferase family 4 protein codes for MGKRLLVVSNLDSSQPFGAFTRPFYLGQNLTEYFQVFQLGLDCSAVDYAPSLSIGSRSLKSYIQNIQKCIDEFAPDIIYAQETLPSLAALIATKLKKKNNFSLVLDFHTFSPYEYWTRLFSVANPFKEFTQLIKTYIAQGLLVFSGCPIIAAGESTPQLISQWYGKNPQNIYCIGNGVAEDLLNNESRLAKDPYQALRPAKIVVVIAPKTFQFPTNDMSVSMTMEVAKSLESHQQNIHFIVIGRDSSDIAEPIPSNISFLGFLPKREDFLEHLQYADIALLPFPKQAVAGGARNKALDFFASKKLVVSTPEGLRGLEDFRHKEHLLISGYSCEEVANTIVDATRNIDEYQQLVQQAYFLIKEKYSWSARSKHTAEILMKTIDS; via the coding sequence ATGGGTAAACGCTTACTTGTTGTTTCTAACCTTGACTCTAGCCAACCATTTGGCGCTTTTACTAGACCTTTTTACTTAGGACAGAATCTCACGGAATATTTTCAAGTTTTTCAGTTGGGTCTAGATTGTTCGGCTGTAGACTATGCCCCTTCTCTTTCTATTGGCTCACGCAGTCTGAAGTCGTACATTCAAAATATTCAAAAGTGTATTGATGAGTTTGCACCAGATATTATCTATGCTCAAGAAACATTACCTAGTTTAGCTGCTCTCATTGCAACTAAGTTGAAGAAAAAGAATAATTTTTCCCTGGTCTTAGATTTTCATACTTTTTCACCATATGAATATTGGACACGCTTGTTTTCAGTAGCCAATCCTTTTAAAGAATTTACCCAATTAATTAAAACGTATATTGCTCAAGGACTATTAGTGTTCTCTGGATGCCCAATAATTGCGGCTGGTGAATCAACACCTCAACTAATTTCCCAGTGGTATGGTAAGAATCCTCAAAATATTTATTGTATAGGTAATGGAGTAGCTGAAGACCTACTGAATAATGAATCTCGTTTGGCTAAAGACCCTTACCAAGCCTTGAGACCAGCTAAAATAGTCGTTGTTATTGCTCCTAAAACATTTCAGTTCCCTACTAATGATATGTCTGTATCAATGACTATGGAGGTGGCAAAATCCCTTGAGAGTCATCAGCAAAACATTCATTTTATCGTCATTGGTAGGGATAGTAGCGATATTGCAGAACCCATTCCCTCTAATATTTCTTTCTTAGGGTTTCTACCTAAACGTGAAGATTTCCTTGAGCATCTTCAATATGCAGATATTGCCTTGCTGCCATTTCCTAAGCAAGCGGTAGCAGGTGGCGCTCGTAATAAAGCTTTAGATTTTTTTGCTAGTAAAAAGTTAGTTGTCTCAACACCAGAAGGCTTGCGAGGTTTAGAAGACTTTCGTCACAAAGAGCATCTTTTAATATCTGGATACTCTTGCGAAGAAGTTGCTAATACTATTGTGGACGCTACTAGAAATATCGATGAATATCAACAGCTTGTCCAACAAGCATATTTTTTGATTAAAGAAAAATATTCTTGGAGTGCAAGGAGCAAGCATACAGCAGAAATACTGATGAAGACAATAGACTCTTAA